The genomic window AAATGGGTTTCAAATCGCACCTTAGCTATTCCTTTTCTAGGTCTGTAATCAATACGATTTATTATAGTATCTAAGTTTACACTCTTAATATGATTAACAGCAATAGTTTCAATTTTGCTTAATGGGAGCAAATCTAAATTTGTATTTGCTGACTTTTCAGATGGTGGTTTTAGCTGTAACTCATCTTTCCATGCCAATAAAATGCCACTAAGACTAATAATAGCAATAAATACCAAAAGAGACATGGCAATGTAGCGATGCCATTTGCGGTACCATCTTACAGATTTTGCTAAAGATTTGTTTTTAGATTTCACGGTTATGTATAAACCTGCAAACTAAGAAAAATCGATTGGTATTCTTCTTAAGAAGACGTTAACGAAATTACCAGTTGTCGCGAGTTTTTTTATTGGCATTACAGAATTTTATAATCTCTGCGATTCTGTTTTGTCGTGTAGCTTCTCGCTTCGCGCTGTGTAACCATGATAAGTAGCTTTTTTGATAGCCTTTTGCAAAGTTTTGATAGTTTTCAAAAGCTATTGCATTTTTGTCAAAAGCGTTTTGTAGGTCTTTAGGGATAATGCTATTTTCTACATCGTCCATTTCAGACCATTTTCCAGTTTCTTTGGCCAGATTTATAACTTCCCAACCAGTATCATGAATCAGCCCTTCTTTTTCTAAGAGGTTGACGTAAGTTTTGTTTAGGGCACTCCACGTGCTTTTAGGATTTCGTTTTGTAAAGTATTGTTGTCTTTTTCCGCTACCTAAACTTTTTACTGTAGAGTCAATCCATCCAAAGCAAATAGCTACTTTTACAGCTTCTTTCCAACGCATAGATGGTAGATGATGGTCTACTTTATAGAAGATTAAATAAACGGCATCGTGTCTACGATGATTGTTCAGTAACCAATCGTACCAGTCGGTGTCGCGCTCAAAATAGAGTTCTGGGATTTCCAACTTATACCTTTTTAGAATATATATAGAAATCTTTATCTACTACAAAATCTTCACTTTCAATAGACTTTGTTTTCCATTCTGAATTTGGAAAAATCCATTCATGTTTGCCATCAATTTCAACTTCAATAGGCATATCAAAATCGTCTACAATGTTGGTATATCGGAATTTTAATTGACCGTCTTCAATTTTATATTCTAAAGTTGGTATTCTTGTATCTCTTAAATATTGATTGAAAAACGCCGTTAAATCTTTATTGGTCATTTTATTGAGATAATTCTCAATCTGTTTTGTAGTCACGGTTTGGTGGTAAAATTCAGCATTTAAGCCTCTTAAAATTTCTCTCCATTTTTCATCATCTTCAACAAGTTGTCTTAAAGTGTGTAGCATGTTGGCACCTTTGTAATACATATCTCCAGAGCCTTCATGGTTTACGTCGTATTCTCCAATTAGTGGTCTATCATTTTGAATATTTTTCCGAGTACCAATCACATATTCTGCTGAAGCTTCCTTTCCGTAGTAGTAATCCAAAAAGAGGTTTTCTGAATAGGCTGTAAATCCTTCATGAATCCACATATCTGCAATATCCTTATTGGTAATATTGTTGGCAAACCACTCGTGACCAGCTTCATGAATTATGATAAAATCGAATTTTAAACCCCAACCCGTTCTGGATAAATCATAACCATTATAGCCTTTTTTATATTGATTACCATAAGTTACTGAACTTTGATGCTCCATACCTAAATAAGGCACTTCAACTAGTTTAAAGCTGTCTTCGTAAAACGGATAAGGACCAAACCAATGTTCAAAAGCTTTCATCATTTTTGGTGCATCCTTAAAGTGTTCTTTGGCTTTTTCGAGATTATAGGAAAGCACCCAGTAGTCCATGTCTAGCTTACCTTTTTCACCTTCATAGACTTCAGAAAAATTGACATAATCACCAATATTTACGTTAACTCCATAATTGTTAATTGGGTTCTTTACCGTCCAGTGTGTTGTAATGGTTTTATCGTGTTCTTCAATGCGTTTCAGTCTTCCGTTAGAAACATTCATAAGCCCTTTTGGAATGGTAACGCTAATGTCCATACTGTCTACTTCATCGTACATGTGATCTTTGTTGGGCCACCATACACTGGCACCTAAACCTTGACAAGATGTGGCAATAAAATGCTTTCCGTTTTTATCTTTTTTCCATGAAAAGCCACCATCCCAAGGAGCACGTACAGCTTCTCTTGGGTAACCATCGTAATAAATTTCGATAGTCTTTATGTCTCCTATTTCTTGCTTTGTAGGTATAAGAATAAAGTTGGCATTGCCTTCAACTTGCACTTCTAATTCTTTACCATCTTGAATAGCTTTAGTAATTTCCATAGGTTGTTGCAAATCTATTTGCATAAACTCGTTAGGCTTAGAAATCACTTTATATTGAATGGTGTTTTTTCCTGAAATAAATTTTAGTTCTGGTTTTACTTCTATGTCTAAGTGATAATAGGTGAGATCCCACCATTCGCGCTCTGGAGTTATACTACCTCTCAGTGTATCTTGTTTGGTAAAATCCTTTTTTTCTTGAAGCAATTGAGCATTAGATATTAAAGCGCTAAGCAGTAATAGGGTTAACACGATGTACTTGTTAATCATTTTAATTTGGGTTTAGATTCCTTTTTATAGGAATGATAGTGTTATTATCTTAATATTTTGTTTGGAAAGGTAACTAAACTTTCGTGTCCATCTTCGGAAACTGAAGCCACACCGAAAAAATAATTATCAATTACTATGCCTTCTATAGTGAACTCGTTAATATCACCTACATAGCGACTGTTATCCCAAGTAGGAGATGTGGTATCTCTCCAATAGATTTTGTAGCCTTTGGCTCCTTCAACTTTGTTCCATTTTAATTTTGCTGAAGCTTCTACAATACCACCAATACTTACCTCCTCTGGAGCTGGTGGAGCAGAAGCAAGGCTTGCCATGGTAATAGCATTTACTGCAGTTAATTTTTTACAATATGGAAAGTTGACATGCTCAAACGTGTCACCGTAATCAATATCGTTTTCTGTTCTAATGTCTTGATGTTGCTGTGTGTAATTTTCGTGAGCTTCCATAATTCGGATACCTGCAAAACCTAGATCGTTAAATGGTCTGTGATGTCCACCACGACCAAAACGATCGAGACGATATACCATCATTGGGTTCATTTCTGGCATGTAAGTTTTGGTTGTTTTATGCACATATCTTGCTAACTGTCTTGAAATACCGTCGACTTCACCACCATAAAAACGTCTGGCTCTTGCTTGTCTTGCTAGTTTTTCAGGATCGGTTTCGTCCGTAGTAATAGGTTCAGAAAAAATTCGGAAGGTTCTATTATCTATAACTCCATTAACACCTTCAATATTTCCAATCATGTCATTATTAAGGACACCAATAATTTGCCAATTATTGTCTTTTGCGTATTTAGCAAAACCTTGTCCGCCAAAAAGACCTTGTTCTTCACCAGATAGACCGAGATAGACAATGCTGCTTTCAAATTTGTATTTAGATAGAACTCTGGCTGCTTCCATAGCTCCTGCCATACCTGTTGCATTATCATTGGCTCCTGGAGCATCAGATGTATAATCATTAGGGTCAGAAACTCTGGAATCTATATCTCCACTCATTATAATAAATTGATTAGGATATTTTGTGCCACGCTGAACAGCAACAATATTAACCACATTAACATCTTCTACAATGCGCTGATTAGTTCCTTTTTCTACCAAGTTATTTTGATAAAAAACCTCTAAGCAATTATTACAGTCTTTAGAAATGTTATCGAATTGCGATTTTATCCATCGTCTTGCTGCACCAATACCACGTGTATCAGAAACAGTATCACTTAATGTATGACGTGTTCCAAAATCTGCTAGGGTTTTTACATCATTCTTAAGACGTTCTTCTGAAATGGCATCAATGATATCGTAAATTTTGGTATCGGTTTGAGAACCAACGATTATTGTTTGAAATAGGAATAAAAATATAAGGGCTTTTTTCATACTTAATTGATAAGTTTTAGTGTTCCAAAAATATTAGCGTCTATCCAGCCACGGTTTTTATCTTCGCCTTCCACCGGAATAGAACCTATAAAATTTTCTCGCTCTAAGCTATAGTCGTTATCGCAATATGCAATTGCAAAACCTATTTTTTTATTTGCTGTGAGTTTTACAGGCTTATTAGAGTTTGAATTGTCATTGTAAGTGTCATCATAAAGATACATTTTAACTTCCCAAACAGAAGTATTGTTTGTTGTTAAAATCTTGGACTCTACGTGCGAGTTATACATTTTGCCAACTTTTTCTGTTGACATGTCAATAATATTACCATTTAGGGCAATGTGGTATGCAAATGCATTATGATTATACTGATGTTCACCACCACTATTGTCTTCGTCCACAAAAATCTCTAAACAGTCATCGTCCCACCATTTTACGAGAGGATCATTTATTTTGTCAATTAAAGTATCGTCTTTTATTTCAGCTAGGACATAGAGTGCATCATCATCCCAGGTTATTTTGAATCTTCCAAAAAAATCATCTTGTGTTATGGAATCACCTAACCAAACCTGATCTATTGGATACCATTTTGCGTTTTTCCAAGATGTTTCATTGGCAATGCCATCAACTGAAATGGCATCTTTAGCTTTTGTTATTTTTCTTAGTTGTTTTTCGGGTTTACTAGATTCAGATATTATTTCTACAGGTTCTTTTTTATCATTTTTACAACTAATAAAGCATAATGAAAGTAGTATAACAAGAATGTGTTTTTTCATGTAGTATTTATTTTTTGTAATTGAATTTCACTGTTTCAACAGTGCCATTTTCGTTTTTGATATCTACATAAACATTCATTTCATTTGAAGACACTTTTTCAAATGTCATGCCTTCAAAAACAACTTTATTTTCTGTAATTTCTCTTAAGGGAAAGTCAACGGTTTCATCTTTAGTTTCCCATCCTTTTAAATCTGATCTAAAATGTTTTAGTTGGAGTATTAAAGAATCTTCAATCTCTCTAATGACTTCAATTTCATAAAACTGTACTTTTTCATCAACAATTAATTTAAAAGTAGCCATCATAGAACCTCCAGATGGTTCGCTCCAGATTTCTTCAGTGATGCCTCCAAAGGCTTCACCATGCCATGCGCCAGCTATCCATGCAATGTTTTCTAATTTTGGTTCTAAAGTCTTCTTTTCCTGAGAATATGTGTTTAAACCAATTGCTAATACTATAAATGTTATAATATTTTTCATAGTTTGATTATTGAATAAAGGTAACTTTTGAAATTAAACCGTCCTCAACTTCATAAATGGCTATAGCATAATAGGTTTTTCCGTTTATGGTTGCTTTTTCTTTATCTATGACTTTGTTGCCCAACACAATTCGGTTCATAATTTCTGCATTAAGGTCTGGTACCTTTTGAAATATTACTTGGTATCTTTTTTCTAATTCCTCTTTTCCGTTAGAAGTTATGTTTTCAGGAAATTCATATAGTTTAACATCTTTTGTGTAGGTTTTGCTAAACTCATCGATATCTCTTTTGTTATATGCTTCAAGCTGATCATTTACTATAGTTTCGGGATTAGAAGTGGTATTTTTATTTCTAATAAAAGTCATGGACTTTATACCATCTTTATCTACATTGTAAATAGTGGCTTGTCTTATGGTAAGATTATTTAAAGTTACCAATTCCTCGTCAACAACATAATTATTGAGCACCATACGGTTTAATACTTTAACGTTAGACTTTTTGTTGTTTTTAAAAAATTGTCTGTAGTTTTCCTTAAGAGCATTTCTGCCAGAGTACATATAATCCTTAGGGAATTTATTAACGACTACATTGGTTCCAAAAGCATTTGCAAAATCATTGAGCTGCCTATTGTTAAAAGGGTCTATGTGTTTTTGAACCACAGCTGCAGCTTCAGCCTCAGATAAAATTGGGGAAGTTTCAATATTTTCAATTGTTGTGTCGTTAGAATTAGACTCTTCATTTTCTGGTTGCAAATCAGCAGCAATCAATAATTTTGTGCCATTATCATTTATAGCCAAGCGTGTAATATCAGCAATACCATAAGAGGATAAATCGGCTACTTTTTTCCAGTTATTATCGCGTTTAAGAGTTAGTTTGTATAATACACCATTTTTACCAGATAGTAGTGTTCTGCCATCTAGCCAGCAAATATCTTCGACGCCTTCCATAGTGTTGGCAATAAGTCTGGTAATACCATTATTTGGATTTAACGATCTTATTTGCCATGCTTTGTCAGTTTCTTTGTAGATAAAGCTTACCAAATTAGAATTAGGAATTTTATGAAATGAGCGACCAACACTTGTCGCATATTTTCTGTTTGTACCATCTGCAATATCTGTAACATATAAATTTAATTGCTCATCTTCTATTACTGCAGATACTATTGAGTTCTCGTTGTACCAAGTATAGTAAGCAACGACCAAATCTTGTATAAGTTCTGTAGATTCACCATTACTTAGATTATAACTATATAAACGTTGTTTGCCATCAGGATCTAATCTAACGGCAGAAATAGCATTTTTATTTGGAATTTTTAAAGGAGTGTACTCGCCACCTTTTGTATAATTTATGAATGTTTTTGATTTGTAATTTATGTGATATTGAGCAATATCTGTTTGGCCATTTCTTGTTGAAGCATACAATACGTTGTCATCTTCAAAGAATGAAGGTTGATTGTCGTAGCCTTCATTATTGGATATATTAATACCGTTGGAAACTTCAATTTTAGAGTTGCTCTTTTTTAAATCAAAAAGAAAGACTTCGGTGTTAGACTGTGAATAGGATAGGGTAGATAGGAAGGGAAATAGGATTAAAAAATAATATTTCATGAGATAGCAAGATTGATTCCTTAAATATAGTGATTAATATATAATGTATTTCAATTGAAATAGTATTAGAAACAGCAAAGAAATCTAAAATCAACATTACAATTTATCGGTAAAATTTACACTTGTTATCACTACAGCGAATTATTTTGTTTTTAACATACATTATCCGAATAACCGAGTAAAAAAAACAATCTTAGTGGAACTCAATTATAGATGGCAGTAATTTTCTGCCAGACATTAAAATCCCTCATTGAGTTATGAAAATATATTCTTTTATAACAAAAGCTTTGCTTTTGTGCTTAACATATTGTTTGATAAGTTCTGGACAGAATTTTGATCGTTTAACGGTTGATTCTTCAACAACAATTACTAACAGTTTTAATCCTGATGTAGACTCTAATAGTGATGACCGTCCTAAAATAAGACTCTTATTTACTTCGATTGGTATAATCAACAGAGAAATTTTATTAACAGTAGATGACAGATGTACTGATGGCTATGAT from Winogradskyella sp. MH6 includes these protein-coding regions:
- a CDS encoding nuclear transport factor 2 family protein, with protein sequence MKYYFLILFPFLSTLSYSQSNTEVFLFDLKKSNSKIEVSNGINISNNEGYDNQPSFFEDDNVLYASTRNGQTDIAQYHINYKSKTFINYTKGGEYTPLKIPNKNAISAVRLDPDGKQRLYSYNLSNGESTELIQDLVVAYYTWYNENSIVSAVIEDEQLNLYVTDIADGTNRKYATSVGRSFHKIPNSNLVSFIYKETDKAWQIRSLNPNNGITRLIANTMEGVEDICWLDGRTLLSGKNGVLYKLTLKRDNNWKKVADLSSYGIADITRLAINDNGTKLLIAADLQPENEESNSNDTTIENIETSPILSEAEAAAVVQKHIDPFNNRQLNDFANAFGTNVVVNKFPKDYMYSGRNALKENYRQFFKNNKKSNVKVLNRMVLNNYVVDEELVTLNNLTIRQATIYNVDKDGIKSMTFIRNKNTTSNPETIVNDQLEAYNKRDIDEFSKTYTKDVKLYEFPENITSNGKEELEKRYQVIFQKVPDLNAEIMNRIVLGNKVIDKEKATINGKTYYAIAIYEVEDGLISKVTFIQ
- a CDS encoding DUF6265 family protein, producing the protein MKNIITFIVLAIGLNTYSQEKKTLEPKLENIAWIAGAWHGEAFGGITEEIWSEPSGGSMMATFKLIVDEKVQFYEIEVIREIEDSLILQLKHFRSDLKGWETKDETVDFPLREITENKVVFEGMTFEKVSSNEMNVYVDIKNENGTVETVKFNYKK
- a CDS encoding M28 family peptidase, giving the protein MKKALIFLFLFQTIIVGSQTDTKIYDIIDAISEERLKNDVKTLADFGTRHTLSDTVSDTRGIGAARRWIKSQFDNISKDCNNCLEVFYQNNLVEKGTNQRIVEDVNVVNIVAVQRGTKYPNQFIIMSGDIDSRVSDPNDYTSDAPGANDNATGMAGAMEAARVLSKYKFESSIVYLGLSGEEQGLFGGQGFAKYAKDNNWQIIGVLNNDMIGNIEGVNGVIDNRTFRIFSEPITTDETDPEKLARQARARRFYGGEVDGISRQLARYVHKTTKTYMPEMNPMMVYRLDRFGRGGHHRPFNDLGFAGIRIMEAHENYTQQHQDIRTENDIDYGDTFEHVNFPYCKKLTAVNAITMASLASAPPAPEEVSIGGIVEASAKLKWNKVEGAKGYKIYWRDTTSPTWDNSRYVGDINEFTIEGIVIDNYFFGVASVSEDGHESLVTFPNKILR
- a CDS encoding M1 family metallopeptidase — encoded protein: MINKYIVLTLLLLSALISNAQLLQEKKDFTKQDTLRGSITPEREWWDLTYYHLDIEVKPELKFISGKNTIQYKVISKPNEFMQIDLQQPMEITKAIQDGKELEVQVEGNANFILIPTKQEIGDIKTIEIYYDGYPREAVRAPWDGGFSWKKDKNGKHFIATSCQGLGASVWWPNKDHMYDEVDSMDISVTIPKGLMNVSNGRLKRIEEHDKTITTHWTVKNPINNYGVNVNIGDYVNFSEVYEGEKGKLDMDYWVLSYNLEKAKEHFKDAPKMMKAFEHWFGPYPFYEDSFKLVEVPYLGMEHQSSVTYGNQYKKGYNGYDLSRTGWGLKFDFIIIHEAGHEWFANNITNKDIADMWIHEGFTAYSENLFLDYYYGKEASAEYVIGTRKNIQNDRPLIGEYDVNHEGSGDMYYKGANMLHTLRQLVEDDEKWREILRGLNAEFYHQTVTTKQIENYLNKMTNKDLTAFFNQYLRDTRIPTLEYKIEDGQLKFRYTNIVDDFDMPIEVEIDGKHEWIFPNSEWKTKSIESEDFVVDKDFYIYSKKV
- a CDS encoding PepSY-associated TM helix domain-containing protein — translated: MKSKNKSLAKSVRWYRKWHRYIAMSLLVFIAIISLSGILLAWKDELQLKPPSEKSANTNLDLLPLSKIETIAVNHIKSVNLDTIINRIDYRPRKGIAKVRFETHFTELQIDCYSGEILSQETRTADIIEMIHDGSIVDYLFNSEKKTVKLFYSSILGLGLLFLAFSGFWLWKKPKQIKKNKN
- a CDS encoding YdeI/OmpD-associated family protein; the protein is MEIPELYFERDTDWYDWLLNNHRRHDAVYLIFYKVDHHLPSMRWKEAVKVAICFGWIDSTVKSLGSGKRQQYFTKRNPKSTWSALNKTYVNLLEKEGLIHDTGWEVINLAKETGKWSEMDDVENSIIPKDLQNAFDKNAIAFENYQNFAKGYQKSYLSWLHSAKREATRQNRIAEIIKFCNANKKTRDNW
- a CDS encoding CBM9 family sugar-binding protein — translated: MKKHILVILLSLCFISCKNDKKEPVEIISESSKPEKQLRKITKAKDAISVDGIANETSWKNAKWYPIDQVWLGDSITQDDFFGRFKITWDDDALYVLAEIKDDTLIDKINDPLVKWWDDDCLEIFVDEDNSGGEHQYNHNAFAYHIALNGNIIDMSTEKVGKMYNSHVESKILTTNNTSVWEVKMYLYDDTYNDNSNSNKPVKLTANKKIGFAIAYCDNDYSLERENFIGSIPVEGEDKNRGWIDANIFGTLKLIN